One segment of Gilliamella sp. ESL0441 DNA contains the following:
- a CDS encoding hexose kinase codes for MILTITMNPSVDIAYPLNKLIIDDINRVSNVKKTAGGKGLNVTRGIKFSGIPVLASGIIGGTTGEYIKKQLDKDNIAYCFYITKQESRNCIAILHEGNQTEILESGPELDSNDVEQFLNHYETMLEQAKIITISGSLPQGFPIDFYVKLIEQAEKRQIPVLLDSSGKMLYATLISKHKPYLIKPNKEELQQIIEMKIDADDTHSLIQALNHPLLSDIPIIVISLGKNGAFARCHHQYYQASIPQIKVINPVGSGDITLAGLAVSLHENESIEMMLARAMTMGMLNAMESQTGFVNMRHYDHYYQQVKITKII; via the coding sequence ATGATATTAACGATTACAATGAATCCTTCAGTGGATATCGCATACCCTTTAAATAAATTAATTATTGATGATATTAATCGGGTATCGAATGTAAAAAAGACAGCTGGTGGTAAAGGGCTTAACGTGACCCGAGGTATAAAATTTTCTGGTATACCTGTTTTAGCCTCTGGCATTATTGGTGGAACAACTGGTGAATACATAAAAAAGCAGTTAGACAAAGATAACATTGCTTATTGCTTTTATATAACTAAACAGGAGTCAAGAAACTGCATTGCTATTTTGCATGAAGGCAATCAAACCGAAATTTTAGAGTCAGGCCCAGAGTTGGACAGTAATGATGTTGAACAATTTCTGAACCATTATGAAACCATGCTTGAGCAAGCCAAAATCATCACAATATCGGGGTCATTGCCTCAAGGTTTTCCCATCGATTTTTATGTCAAATTGATTGAACAAGCTGAAAAACGTCAAATTCCGGTGTTGTTAGATTCATCAGGCAAAATGCTCTATGCAACACTGATTTCAAAACACAAACCTTATTTAATCAAGCCAAATAAAGAAGAATTACAACAAATCATTGAGATGAAGATTGATGCGGATGATACCCATTCATTAATCCAGGCACTCAACCATCCGTTATTAAGTGACATTCCGATTATTGTTATCTCATTAGGGAAAAATGGAGCGTTTGCGCGTTGCCATCATCAATATTATCAAGCCTCAATTCCCCAAATTAAGGTCATTAATCCGGTGGGATCAGGAGATATTACTTTAGCTGGGCTGGCAGTCAGCTTGCATGAAAATGAATCGATTGAAATGATGTTAGCTCGAGCTATGACGATGGGAATGCTCAATGCCATGGAATCACAGACAGGGTTTGTGAATATGCGTCATTACGACCACTATTATCAACAAGTGAAAATTACAAAAATTATCTAA
- a CDS encoding tagatose bisphosphate family class II aldolase: MYLISSQEMLKKAQREKYAVPAFNIHNLETIQVVVDTAKKMESPVILAATPSTYQYAGTPYLINICKTAAQMLRFPFALHLDHHENISDIKEKIEAGIRSIMIDASHHPYEENIEIVKKMVEFSHQYNASVEAELGRLGGQEDDLIVEDKESAFTDPDAAKAYVERTGIDSLAVAIGSAHGLYKGEPKLDFERLAKIRDKVDIPLVLHGASGIPEVMVKKSISLGICKVNVATELKIAFSDALKLDFNHHPDANDPRHYMQPAKLAMAKIVEEKIRICGSAGKL, encoded by the coding sequence ATGTATCTTATTTCTAGTCAAGAGATGTTAAAAAAAGCCCAACGTGAAAAATATGCCGTACCTGCGTTTAATATACACAATTTGGAAACCATTCAAGTTGTGGTTGATACAGCTAAAAAAATGGAATCACCGGTTATACTCGCAGCAACACCGTCAACTTATCAATATGCAGGCACACCCTACTTAATTAATATTTGCAAAACCGCAGCACAAATGCTGCGCTTTCCATTTGCGTTACATTTGGATCACCACGAAAACATCAGTGATATCAAAGAAAAAATTGAGGCAGGTATTCGCTCGATTATGATTGATGCTTCACATCATCCCTATGAAGAAAATATTGAAATTGTGAAAAAAATGGTTGAATTTAGTCATCAATATAATGCAAGTGTTGAAGCCGAATTAGGTAGGCTTGGTGGGCAAGAAGATGATTTAATTGTTGAAGATAAAGAGAGTGCATTTACAGATCCGGATGCCGCCAAAGCGTATGTCGAGCGCACAGGTATCGATTCGCTGGCTGTTGCCATTGGTTCAGCTCATGGGCTCTATAAAGGTGAACCTAAACTTGATTTTGAACGGTTAGCCAAAATACGCGATAAAGTTGATATTCCACTGGTATTACATGGCGCATCGGGTATCCCTGAAGTGATGGTAAAAAAATCGATTTCCTTAGGCATTTGTAAAGTGAATGTGGCAACGGAATTAAAAATTGCTTTTTCAGATGCGTTAAAGCTAGATTTTAATCATCACCCTGATGCTAACGATCCAAGACATTATATGCAACCAGCTAAATTAGCTATGGCTAAAATTGTGGAAGAAAAAATTCGCATTTGTGGAAGTGCAGGAAAATTATAA
- the agp gene encoding bifunctional glucose-1-phosphatase/inositol phosphatase: MKKIILKGIIALTTVLSFNVPAIETVNDYTLEQVVVFSRHGLRAPLASPNSTLGKVTPNQWPQWDTPASYLTTRGGALESYFGHYFSEWLVDNKLLNQDRCPNDQDVYIYTNSLQRTIATGQFFAVGAFPGCLVPIIHKEKLGSMDPLFFPVIDDNSSAFKQAAINSINQTADTKGIEGLNEKLGKAYQDMSTILNYPNSTNCITHKQCDFAHLPTELIIEKGKEPGITGALRTGTSIADAFILQYYEGSPLHDIAWGQIKDKQQFEQLVAIKEHYNSVLFGSPVVAKQVSAKLVNYINHAFSENEAHPKFTLLVGHDSNVASLLSTIKIKHYTLPEQFETTPIGGKIVFQKWRNNHNGEALMKIEYFYQSTDQIRDLVQLNRQNPPHKVVLEMENCPINANGFCSFSTFKQVLNHLIQ; this comes from the coding sequence ATGAAAAAGATAATATTAAAGGGAATCATAGCATTAACAACTGTTTTATCTTTCAATGTACCAGCTATCGAAACAGTGAACGATTATACATTAGAACAAGTTGTTGTTTTTAGTCGCCATGGTTTGCGAGCACCATTAGCTAGCCCTAATAGTACGTTGGGAAAAGTCACGCCCAATCAATGGCCGCAATGGGATACCCCAGCGAGTTATTTAACGACTCGTGGTGGAGCATTAGAAAGCTATTTTGGTCACTATTTCAGTGAATGGTTAGTCGATAACAAATTATTAAATCAAGATCGTTGTCCAAACGATCAAGATGTTTATATTTATACCAATAGTTTGCAACGCACAATTGCCACCGGACAGTTTTTTGCAGTTGGTGCTTTTCCGGGTTGTCTTGTGCCAATTATCCATAAAGAAAAGCTTGGTAGCATGGATCCGCTATTTTTTCCTGTCATTGATGATAATAGTTCAGCCTTTAAACAAGCTGCAATTAATTCAATTAACCAAACTGCCGATACCAAAGGCATTGAAGGGCTGAATGAAAAACTGGGTAAAGCATATCAAGACATGTCGACTATCCTAAATTACCCTAATTCAACCAATTGTATTACACATAAACAGTGTGATTTTGCGCATTTACCCACCGAGCTTATTATTGAAAAAGGCAAAGAACCTGGCATAACAGGCGCTCTTCGTACTGGAACCTCTATTGCTGATGCTTTTATCTTACAATATTATGAAGGCTCGCCTTTACATGATATTGCTTGGGGGCAAATAAAAGATAAGCAACAATTTGAACAGTTAGTTGCGATCAAAGAGCACTACAATAGCGTTTTATTTGGATCGCCCGTTGTGGCAAAACAGGTGTCAGCAAAATTAGTTAATTATATTAATCACGCTTTTTCAGAGAATGAAGCACATCCTAAATTTACGCTGTTAGTGGGACATGATTCCAATGTAGCCTCCCTACTTTCAACAATTAAAATTAAGCATTACACGTTACCAGAGCAGTTTGAAACCACCCCTATTGGTGGGAAAATTGTCTTTCAAAAATGGCGTAATAATCACAATGGCGAAGCATTGATGAAAATTGAATATTTTTATCAATCCACCGACCAGATCCGTGACTTAGTACAATTAAACCGTCAAAACCCACCGCATAAAGTCGTATTAGAAATGGAAAATTGTCCTATTAATGCTAATGGATTTTGTTCATTTTCAACGTTTAAACAAGTGCTGAATCATCTCATCCAATAA
- the nagA gene encoding N-acetylglucosamine-6-phosphate deacetylase — protein MEFKQIHAKQVLTPVGWLDNVIVTIQNGIITDITPSDKPCPNQIKLLPALIDTHIHGVMGADTMDATHESLNTMSNFLAQHGVGAFLATTVTESHDKIEAALRQVKNSIQQGVTGATLLGSYLEGPFFNAVHKGAHPEALLQAPDRTTIEKWLTLAEGTLKCIALAPEYPNALAIIKWLRHQNIRVMIGHTNADYQITKAALLAGASGVVHCYNGMSGLHHRNPGVVGAALSIDHCQTEIIVDGHHVHPAAVAIAHKCCGENLLLITDAMRATGMPNGDYYLGQLRVHMKDNVVRTDDGNLAGSTLTLDCAVNNLANFTNTSFDKAWLHGSYYPAKALGIDNTLGSIAPDKIANLVVLNEQNQLIATLVKGNIVYQSNQFNEQYITHPKQV, from the coding sequence ATGGAATTTAAGCAAATCCACGCCAAACAAGTGTTAACACCGGTTGGCTGGCTTGATAATGTCATTGTCACCATTCAAAACGGAATCATCACGGATATCACACCGAGTGATAAACCGTGTCCTAATCAAATCAAACTATTACCGGCACTGATTGATACGCATATTCATGGTGTCATGGGCGCCGATACCATGGATGCGACCCATGAATCACTCAATACCATGAGCAATTTTTTAGCCCAACATGGGGTAGGTGCTTTTTTGGCAACGACGGTGACAGAAAGCCATGACAAAATCGAAGCCGCACTACGACAAGTTAAAAACAGCATTCAGCAAGGCGTAACAGGCGCAACCTTGTTAGGTTCTTATCTGGAAGGCCCTTTTTTTAATGCTGTTCATAAAGGTGCCCACCCAGAAGCATTACTGCAAGCCCCCGATCGCACTACAATTGAAAAATGGCTAACCTTAGCCGAAGGAACATTAAAGTGTATCGCTTTAGCGCCCGAGTATCCCAATGCTTTAGCCATTATCAAATGGTTACGTCATCAAAATATTCGGGTCATGATTGGGCATACTAATGCAGATTATCAAATAACAAAAGCTGCACTTTTAGCAGGCGCAAGTGGCGTAGTGCATTGCTATAATGGCATGTCAGGATTACATCATCGTAACCCAGGTGTAGTTGGTGCAGCTCTCAGCATAGATCATTGCCAAACCGAAATCATTGTTGATGGTCACCATGTACACCCTGCCGCAGTTGCAATTGCCCATAAGTGTTGTGGTGAAAATTTACTTTTAATCACCGATGCTATGCGCGCAACGGGTATGCCTAATGGTGACTATTATTTAGGTCAGTTGCGAGTGCATATGAAAGATAATGTTGTTCGCACCGATGATGGAAACTTGGCAGGTAGCACATTAACTCTTGATTGTGCAGTTAATAATTTGGCAAACTTTACTAATACTTCTTTTGATAAGGCTTGGCTACATGGTAGTTATTACCCAGCCAAAGCATTAGGCATAGACAACACATTGGGTAGCATTGCGCCAGATAAAATCGCTAATTTGGTTGTTCTTAACGAACAAAATCAATTGATTGCAACTTTAGTCAAAGGCAATATCGTTTATCAATCTAATCAATTCAACGAACAATATATCACTCACCCCAAACAAGTTTAA
- the agaF gene encoding PTS galactosamine/N-acetylgalactosamine transporter subunit IIA, whose translation MLGVILTGHGSFATGLFEAATQIIGEQTQFNAVNFPDGMSSEQLAEQLNTALKQCDRGQGVICLTDIVGGSPFRLAAMLSYQYNNIEVISGTNLPLLLEILLQREDLDLATIRQETIENGQRAITSLWHEHQKKSPKNEECSDGI comes from the coding sequence ATGTTAGGCGTAATATTAACAGGTCATGGTAGCTTTGCTACCGGACTTTTTGAAGCAGCAACACAAATCATTGGTGAACAAACACAATTTAATGCCGTTAATTTTCCTGATGGCATGAGTAGCGAACAATTAGCAGAACAGTTAAATACGGCATTAAAACAGTGTGATCGTGGTCAAGGTGTGATATGTTTGACAGATATTGTTGGTGGTTCGCCTTTTCGACTAGCCGCCATGTTGAGTTATCAATATAATAATATTGAAGTGATAAGTGGGACTAATCTGCCATTATTACTTGAAATATTATTACAGCGAGAGGATCTGGACTTAGCAACAATTCGTCAAGAAACCATTGAAAATGGGCAAAGAGCGATAACGAGCTTATGGCACGAGCACCAAAAAAAATCACCTAAAAATGAGGAGTGTTCTGATGGAATTTAA
- a CDS encoding PTS system mannose/fructose/sorbose family transporter subunit IID, which produces MEFNDDHDKKMADKEEKRMAQALATSKVSADTFTDQSQDVTLTKGDINRMAFRSLALQASFNYERMQAGGWLFTVLPALRKIHKNKDDLKNSMHMHMEFINVHPFDATFLSGLVLAMEKGKENISTIRAVKVALMGPLGGIGDALFWLTLLPICAGIGASLALEGSLFGPIIFLLMFNLVHFGLRFGLAHYGYHAGTSALPLLKSHTKRISHAASIVGMTVIGALVASYVHFSTPLEINAGQAHIALQADVLDKLMPNLLPLGFTLTIYYLMKRNFSPVKLIGLTVIIGVVGKLVGIL; this is translated from the coding sequence ATGGAATTTAATGATGATCATGACAAAAAAATGGCAGATAAAGAAGAAAAACGTATGGCACAAGCACTCGCCACAAGTAAAGTCTCGGCAGATACGTTTACCGACCAAAGCCAAGATGTCACACTAACTAAAGGTGATATAAACCGAATGGCGTTTCGCTCATTGGCGTTGCAAGCATCATTTAATTACGAACGGATGCAAGCTGGCGGTTGGCTTTTTACCGTATTACCTGCATTGCGTAAAATTCATAAAAATAAGGATGATCTAAAAAATTCTATGCACATGCATATGGAATTTATCAATGTTCATCCTTTCGATGCGACCTTTTTATCTGGATTAGTCTTAGCCATGGAAAAAGGAAAAGAAAACATATCGACTATTCGGGCGGTAAAAGTTGCCTTAATGGGGCCATTAGGCGGAATCGGTGATGCACTATTTTGGCTCACCTTATTACCAATCTGCGCAGGGATTGGCGCCTCATTAGCTTTAGAAGGAAGTCTGTTTGGTCCGATCATTTTTTTGTTAATGTTCAATTTAGTCCATTTCGGTCTACGTTTTGGACTTGCTCATTACGGTTATCATGCAGGAACCAGTGCGTTACCTTTATTAAAATCCCATACTAAGCGTATTTCACACGCAGCCTCCATTGTCGGTATGACCGTTATTGGTGCACTGGTTGCCTCTTACGTGCATTTTTCAACGCCGTTAGAAATTAATGCGGGTCAAGCGCATATTGCGTTACAAGCGGATGTGCTCGATAAACTCATGCCGAATTTGTTACCGCTTGGATTTACATTAACTATTTATTACTTGATGAAACGTAATTTTTCACCTGTTAAATTAATTGGGTTAACGGTGATTATTGGTGTAGTCGGCAAATTAGTGGGAATTTTATAG